The Enterobacter asburiae genomic sequence GCCAGCTTCGCTGCCCGTGAGGCAAGGCCTTTTCCCTGATGCTCAGGAGAAATAATGATCTGAAACTCCGCCCGACGGTGAACATGGTTGATTTCAACCAGCTCCACAAGACCGGCTTTTTCGCCTTCACACTCCACCACAAAACGACGTTCACTCTGATCGTGAATGTGCTTATCGTAGAGATCGGACAGCTCAACAAAGGCCTCGTAAGGCTCTTCGAACCAGTAGCGCATCACGCTGGCGTTATTGTCGAGCTGGTGGACGAAGCGCAGGTCTTCACGCTCCAGCGGACGGAGTTTAATGTCGCAGGGCGCCGACATTATGGGGCTACCGTGCGGCCAGTGCGGCGATCCAGGCAGCGCAGGGTGTTTGGCTCCCAGTAGGCATTGACGTTTGCACTTTGCTGACACTTATCGCGCGCGTCAAA encodes the following:
- the speG gene encoding spermidine N1-acetyltransferase: MSAPCDIKLRPLEREDLRFVHQLDNNASVMRYWFEEPYEAFVELSDLYDKHIHDQSERRFVVECEGEKAGLVELVEINHVHRRAEFQIIISPEHQGKGLASRAAKLAMDYGFNVLNLYKLYLIVDKENEKAIHIYRKLGFMVEGELVHEFFINGEYRNTIRMCIFQHQHLAGHKPSGASLLKPTAQ